A part of uncultured Treponema sp. genomic DNA contains:
- a CDS encoding RluA family pseudouridine synthase — protein MIEKTWTAYEKKTLNEFLRQKIPELLEGEISNSKIRRLIVSGAVYINSRQCRIPSFKINSGSAIKILLNKEKFFFEKQPEDADFELTENDVLFEDEYLIAINKPPFLPTEQTITGQRKNAHDCAVKYLWQKNPALRNPPYVGIMHRLDRETSGILLFTKSRSVNKDISEMFKTRGIKKIYRAVCTGKLPEQKEFTVENFIARISPKSSACKMGIVPESKGGLFAKTDFKIISEKNGFIQIDCQLHTGRTHQIRVQLSSVNLPIAGDELYGGIKSDRIKLHARKMEFVHPVSKEKIIIESEIPKDFFN, from the coding sequence ATGATTGAAAAAACTTGGACGGCATACGAAAAGAAAACTTTAAACGAATTTCTTCGTCAGAAAATTCCAGAGCTCCTTGAAGGCGAAATTTCCAACAGCAAAATCAGGCGCTTAATTGTTTCCGGCGCAGTCTACATAAATTCAAGGCAATGCAGAATTCCTTCATTTAAAATAAATTCTGGAAGCGCAATAAAAATTTTGCTTAACAAGGAAAAATTCTTTTTTGAAAAACAGCCGGAAGATGCAGATTTCGAACTTACAGAAAACGATGTTCTTTTTGAAGATGAATATTTAATCGCAATAAACAAGCCGCCTTTTCTTCCGACCGAGCAGACAATTACAGGTCAAAGAAAAAATGCCCACGACTGCGCAGTAAAATATTTGTGGCAGAAAAATCCCGCTCTTAGAAATCCGCCATACGTTGGAATAATGCACAGGCTGGACAGAGAGACAAGCGGAATTCTTTTATTCACAAAAAGCCGAAGCGTAAATAAAGACATTTCTGAAATGTTTAAAACCCGCGGAATAAAAAAAATCTACAGAGCGGTCTGCACTGGAAAACTTCCCGAACAAAAAGAATTCACAGTTGAAAATTTCATCGCGCGAATTTCACCAAAAAGCTCAGCTTGCAAAATGGGAATTGTTCCAGAATCAAAAGGCGGACTTTTTGCAAAAACTGACTTTAAAATAATTTCAGAAAAAAACGGTTTTATTCAAATTGACTGCCAGCTGCACACAGGGCGGACACATCAAATAAGAGTTCAGCTTTCAAGTGTGAATCTTCCAATTGCGGGCGATGAACTTTACGGCGGAATAAAATCGGACAGAATAAAACTTCACGCAAGAAAAATGGAATTTGTGCATCCGGTTTCAAAAGAAAAAATTATAATTGAATCAGAAATTCCAAAAGATTTTTTTAACTGA
- the rsgA gene encoding ribosome small subunit-dependent GTPase A — protein sequence MNGLVLDGSKNVFQVECDDGFVRECSLKGKILKDGKGYYNPLAPGDIVILDDDSLEDEKGLIKNLVPRKNEFVRWNVKKRQPQVLASNLDYLLIVTTPDEPPFKPRFIDRALVQADFQKITPVIVCNKYELPQSDEFKERILNWEEMGYKIIRSSAKTGEGIEELANFIENKTCAFVGKSGVGKSSIINVLDNNVVLKTGSLSKKYGKGTHTTTKGTLIHLQLNEALMGGRKDAVANIIDTPGVKTFLLHGISAENLALYYKEFFPFIGKCSFGMSCSHIKEKGCAICKAVEEGKISKARYESWKKTFEELKTGVWGD from the coding sequence ATGAATGGACTTGTTTTAGACGGAAGTAAAAATGTTTTTCAGGTTGAATGCGATGACGGTTTTGTCCGCGAATGTTCTTTAAAAGGAAAAATCTTAAAAGACGGAAAAGGCTATTACAATCCGCTTGCGCCGGGCGACATTGTCATTTTGGACGACGATTCGCTTGAAGATGAAAAAGGTCTTATTAAAAATCTTGTTCCCCGCAAAAATGAATTTGTCCGCTGGAACGTAAAAAAAAGGCAGCCACAGGTTCTTGCTTCAAACTTGGATTATCTTCTGATTGTTACAACTCCAGATGAGCCTCCGTTTAAGCCGCGTTTTATTGACCGTGCGCTTGTTCAGGCTGACTTTCAAAAAATAACTCCAGTGATTGTCTGCAATAAATATGAGCTTCCGCAGTCGGATGAATTTAAAGAGCGGATTTTGAACTGGGAAGAAATGGGCTACAAGATAATCCGTTCAAGCGCAAAAACTGGCGAAGGAATTGAAGAACTTGCAAATTTCATTGAAAATAAAACTTGCGCCTTTGTTGGCAAAAGCGGCGTTGGAAAAAGTTCGATAATAAATGTTCTTGATAACAATGTTGTTTTAAAAACTGGAAGCCTTTCTAAAAAATACGGCAAGGGAACTCACACAACAACAAAAGGCACTCTGATTCATCTTCAGCTGAACGAAGCTCTTATGGGCGGAAGAAAAGATGCGGTCGCAAATATAATCGATACTCCGGGCGTAAAAACTTTTTTGCTGCATGGAATTTCCGCGGAAAACCTTGCGCTTTATTACAAAGAATTTTTTCCGTTTATTGGAAAATGCAGTTTTGGAATGAGCTGTTCGCATATAAAAGAAAAAGGCTGTGCAATTTGCAAAGCTGTTGAGGAAGGAAAAATTTCGAAGGCGCGCTACGAAAGCTGGAAAAAAACTTTTGAAGAATTAAAGACAGGCGTTTGGGGCGACTGA
- a CDS encoding DMT family transporter, with protein sequence MEKQENLKLGVCWILFSAFGFAVMGLCVRLAGNLPFVQKTLFRNLIAFFVAFSTLCMKAKKDKSVLYVPRGAWKFLLLRSAVGSLGIFGNFYALGFMNISDAAMLNKMSPFFAVVASIFILGEKPNLVSAFSLIVVFAGSLFVIKPTFDFVKVFPALFAFVGGMGAGFASCFVRKLHSYNVCGDLIIVFFSIFSSVLAIPFVFFFHAPMTLFQVLILLCAGLGAACGQFGMTNAYFNAPASKISIYDYSNIVFAGILGFVFLDQIPDVFSIAGYFIIIGTAILVFIYNSKNVAKSQAGN encoded by the coding sequence ATGGAAAAGCAAGAAAATTTAAAGCTTGGAGTTTGCTGGATTTTATTTTCCGCATTTGGATTTGCGGTAATGGGACTTTGCGTGCGTTTGGCAGGAAACCTTCCTTTTGTTCAGAAAACTCTTTTTAGAAATCTCATTGCGTTTTTTGTTGCTTTTTCAACTTTGTGCATGAAGGCAAAAAAAGACAAGTCTGTCCTTTACGTTCCGCGTGGAGCTTGGAAATTTTTGCTTTTAAGATCGGCAGTTGGTTCTCTTGGAATTTTCGGAAACTTTTACGCTTTAGGTTTTATGAATATTTCTGATGCCGCTATGCTGAATAAAATGTCGCCGTTCTTTGCAGTTGTTGCAAGCATTTTTATTCTTGGTGAAAAACCGAATTTAGTTTCTGCATTTTCATTGATTGTTGTTTTTGCCGGTTCGCTTTTTGTCATTAAGCCTACATTTGATTTTGTAAAAGTTTTTCCAGCTCTGTTTGCTTTTGTCGGCGGAATGGGAGCAGGCTTTGCGTCTTGCTTTGTAAGAAAACTTCATTCGTATAATGTTTGCGGCGATCTTATAATTGTGTTCTTTTCAATTTTTTCGAGCGTGCTTGCAATTCCATTTGTTTTCTTTTTCCATGCGCCTATGACTTTGTTTCAAGTTCTGATTTTGCTTTGCGCTGGGCTTGGTGCCGCTTGCGGTCAGTTTGGAATGACAAACGCTTACTTCAATGCGCCGGCTTCAAAAATTTCAATTTATGATTATTCGAATATTGTTTTTGCAGGAATTCTTGGATTTGTTTTTCTTGATCAGATTCCGGACGTTTTTAGCATTGCAGGATATTTTATTATAATCGGAACTGCAATTCTTGTTTTTATTTACAATTCAAAAAATGTGGCTAAAAGTCAGGCTGGAAATTAG
- a CDS encoding B12-binding domain-containing radical SAM protein, with product MSKIVYCVTALAETSPQAVPLGTACIASAVKNSPLTKNIFEVRLASFSLEGESSSKIESEIFSCAENLFAVCFSVFVWNRTQLESLSQKIKEKIPSAILIAGGPEVTASPLSFKNFDWTVCGEGEESVPQLLNKLFNSENKNENFEIQGVYKKGEKKNSLCRSFPPLLQNLSSPWLDGTLNPSDYCGALWELARGCPFKCSYCYESKGEKKVQYFSMERIERELEFFAEKKVPQVFVLDPTYNANKKRALEILQLIKRKSPETFFSFEARAEFIDKELAKAFASIPCSLQFGLQSMHKEVLALLNRSFDKKTFVKNIGILNREGVVFGFDLIFGLPGDTFSGFKQSVDFALSLYPNNLELFCLSVLPGTDLHDKAASLGLVWQQEPPYNVLKTKMFSQQDIERARKFSFAADIFYNKGRAVPWFNLILFPLHVKPSVFLENFSRFLELKENADFSFSAIQKLQLEFVLSQYKNRHLEKMILVASDIIVLNNALSLFTAEGKESCVELHYHPDDLMSGYDIAFLSENCGKFKNRTKVFGGKNGADWKVVK from the coding sequence TTGAGCAAGATTGTTTACTGCGTTACTGCTTTGGCGGAAACATCTCCTCAGGCTGTTCCTCTTGGCACCGCTTGCATTGCTTCCGCTGTAAAAAACAGTCCGCTTACAAAAAATATTTTTGAAGTCCGCTTGGCTTCTTTTTCTCTTGAAGGTGAAAGTTCCTCTAAAATTGAATCTGAAATTTTTTCCTGCGCTGAAAATCTTTTTGCAGTTTGCTTTAGCGTTTTTGTGTGGAACAGAACGCAGCTTGAAAGTTTGTCGCAAAAAATAAAGGAAAAAATTCCTTCTGCAATTCTTATTGCTGGAGGTCCTGAAGTTACAGCATCTCCTCTTTCATTTAAAAATTTTGACTGGACTGTTTGCGGTGAAGGCGAAGAGTCTGTTCCGCAGCTTTTAAATAAACTTTTTAATTCTGAAAATAAAAACGAAAATTTTGAAATTCAAGGTGTTTATAAAAAAGGTGAAAAGAAAAATTCCTTGTGCCGAAGTTTTCCTCCGTTATTGCAAAATTTATCTTCACCGTGGCTTGATGGAACTTTGAATCCTTCTGATTATTGTGGCGCGTTGTGGGAACTTGCACGTGGCTGTCCTTTTAAATGTTCGTATTGCTATGAAAGCAAAGGCGAAAAAAAAGTTCAGTATTTTTCAATGGAGCGCATAGAACGTGAACTTGAATTTTTTGCTGAAAAAAAAGTGCCGCAAGTTTTTGTTCTTGATCCGACTTACAATGCGAATAAAAAACGCGCGCTGGAAATTCTTCAGCTTATAAAAAGAAAATCGCCTGAGACATTTTTTAGCTTTGAAGCCCGCGCAGAATTTATTGACAAGGAACTTGCCAAGGCGTTTGCTTCTATTCCGTGCAGCCTTCAGTTTGGACTTCAAAGTATGCATAAAGAAGTTCTTGCTCTACTGAACAGGAGCTTTGATAAAAAAACATTTGTAAAAAATATCGGCATTCTAAACCGAGAAGGAGTTGTGTTTGGCTTCGATTTGATTTTCGGACTTCCTGGCGACACTTTTTCTGGATTCAAACAGAGCGTGGATTTTGCGCTTTCTCTTTATCCGAATAATCTTGAACTTTTTTGTCTTAGCGTTTTGCCGGGAACAGATTTGCATGACAAGGCCGCATCTCTTGGTCTTGTGTGGCAGCAAGAACCGCCTTACAATGTTTTAAAAACAAAAATGTTTTCACAGCAAGACATTGAAAGAGCAAGAAAATTTTCTTTTGCTGCCGATATTTTTTACAACAAAGGCAGAGCCGTTCCTTGGTTCAATTTGATTTTATTTCCGCTTCATGTAAAGCCTTCTGTTTTCCTTGAAAATTTTTCGCGTTTTTTGGAGCTGAAAGAAAATGCGGACTTTTCATTTTCTGCAATTCAAAAACTTCAGCTTGAATTTGTTTTGTCGCAATATAAAAACCGGCATCTTGAAAAAATGATTCTAGTTGCTTCTGATATAATCGTTTTGAATAATGCGCTGAGCCTTTTTACTGCGGAAGGAAAAGAGTCTTGTGTTGAACTTCATTATCATCCTGACGATTTGATGAGCGGCTACGACATTGCGTTTTTATCTGAAAACTGCGGAAAGTTTAAAAATAGAACAAAAGTTTTCGGCGGAAAAAATGGCGCGGACTGGAAAGTTGTAAAATAA
- a CDS encoding response regulator, protein MTTILIVDDSEIDRAVLKNILASFYNVIEADSGYAALDVLNNPALKIDGLIIDINMPGLSGFEVLSLLDKSRHSGMVILLISSEAKKDNIIRAANFGASGFFKKPYDSEQILSKLKSIFAKKVLADSMLKGTVSDKELKATILYADKLRRVYLTYLKAEKKNDDLYIHVSEIVHIMLENYFATKAPKDLTPEGIEIISRAAYFYDIGRMIVSHEKFKVYSQSEIDDIPETHTIAGADFVGVNSSPSVAYFVKVCSDICMHHHERYDGRGMPHGLKSSINNIYTQMCAIAIEFCINFFSAEEISAAEFNMAMNTILEDKDAFRPDVIELLKNSQDDILACYT, encoded by the coding sequence ATGACAACGATTTTAATAGTTGATGATTCTGAAATTGACAGAGCGGTTTTAAAAAATATACTGGCAAGTTTCTACAATGTAATTGAAGCAGATTCAGGATATGCGGCGCTTGATGTTCTAAACAATCCGGCGTTAAAAATTGACGGACTGATTATTGACATAAACATGCCCGGGCTAAGCGGATTTGAAGTGCTCAGTTTGCTAGACAAGTCAAGGCATTCGGGAATGGTGATTCTGCTCATTTCTTCAGAAGCCAAAAAAGACAACATTATAAGAGCCGCAAATTTCGGAGCGTCAGGATTTTTCAAGAAGCCTTATGACAGCGAGCAGATTCTTTCAAAACTGAAATCAATATTCGCAAAAAAAGTTCTTGCCGATTCAATGCTAAAAGGAACAGTTTCAGACAAAGAACTCAAGGCGACAATTCTTTATGCGGACAAGCTTCGCCGTGTTTATCTAACTTATCTCAAAGCTGAAAAAAAGAACGACGACCTTTACATTCACGTAAGTGAAATTGTGCATATCATGCTTGAAAATTATTTTGCAACAAAAGCTCCAAAAGATCTTACGCCGGAAGGAATTGAAATAATCAGCCGCGCGGCATATTTTTACGACATAGGCAGAATGATTGTAAGCCACGAAAAATTCAAGGTTTATTCCCAGTCAGAAATCGATGACATTCCAGAAACGCACACAATTGCAGGAGCGGATTTTGTTGGTGTGAACAGCTCTCCAAGTGTCGCATATTTTGTGAAAGTCTGCTCTGACATCTGCATGCACCACCACGAACGCTACGACGGAAGAGGAATGCCTCACGGACTAAAAAGCAGCATCAACAACATCTATACCCAGATGTGCGCAATCGCAATAGAATTCTGCATAAACTTTTTTTCCGCGGAAGAAATAAGCGCAGCCGAATTCAACATGGCAATGAACACAATTTTGGAAGACAAAGACGCATTCCGGCCGGATGTAATAGAACTTCTTAAAAACAGTCAGGACGACATTCTCGCCTGCTACACATAA
- a CDS encoding NAD(+) synthase, whose amino-acid sequence MNYGFFRVASVSPSLSVADCDFNSKQIIELVKKASDKKIKLLVFPELSICAYTCADLFAQKTLQEECYIALKNICTETKNCNVLFCVGLPVELDSERFNCAAFVYKGKVLALIPKSFIPNYSEFYESRWFASFSENTVKQISLCKGLEDIPFGTDIFIQDENDSSIKIAAELCEDLWVPFSPSTRHALNGATIIANLSASNEVAGKAEYRRTLVAGHSAKTVSAYIYANASHDESSTDMIFSGHSIIAANGAIKAESALFENTQEFLIADIDLEKLTQDRIKSTTFSRSTTFAKSEYKTIFVSGLQQEVFADNIDEQLYEKIALHPFVPSNIQKRKERCFSIIEMQSEGLAKRLRHIHAQGAVIGLSGGLDSTLALLACARAFDKCNISREKIFSITMPAFGTTDRTFNNACLLAKEMGTTLKEINIKDAVIQHFKDIGQDINTHDVTYENCQARERTQVLMDFANKCNGIVIGTGDLSELALGWCTYNGDQMSMYGVNSSIPKTLVRHLVSWFADEAFEKGNKNLSDVLNDILATPVSPELLPPSEGKISQKTEEIVGPYELHDFFLYYVLRWGFSPRKIYFLAQKAFLGKEDKATKTIYTKEIILKWLKNFYKRFFSQQFKRSCMPDGAKVGTVNLSPRGDWRMPSDASAQIWIKEIEKC is encoded by the coding sequence ATGAACTACGGATTTTTCAGAGTTGCAAGCGTTTCACCTTCACTTTCTGTGGCGGACTGCGACTTCAACTCTAAGCAGATAATTGAACTTGTAAAAAAAGCCAGCGACAAAAAAATAAAGCTTCTCGTATTCCCGGAACTTTCTATATGCGCCTACACTTGCGCCGATTTATTCGCACAAAAAACTCTTCAGGAAGAATGCTATATCGCCCTAAAAAATATTTGCACGGAAACAAAAAACTGCAATGTTCTTTTTTGCGTCGGACTTCCTGTTGAACTGGATTCAGAAAGATTCAACTGCGCAGCTTTTGTTTACAAAGGAAAAGTTCTTGCTTTAATTCCAAAATCCTTTATTCCAAATTATTCTGAATTCTATGAAAGCCGCTGGTTTGCTTCATTTTCTGAAAACACCGTAAAACAAATTTCACTTTGCAAAGGCTTGGAAGACATTCCGTTTGGCACAGATATTTTTATTCAGGACGAAAATGATTCTTCTATAAAAATCGCCGCGGAACTTTGCGAGGATTTGTGGGTTCCGTTTTCACCTTCAACAAGGCACGCTTTAAACGGAGCTACGATAATTGCAAATTTAAGCGCAAGCAATGAAGTTGCCGGAAAAGCAGAATACAGACGAACGCTTGTGGCAGGTCATTCCGCAAAAACCGTAAGCGCGTACATTTACGCAAACGCAAGCCACGACGAAAGTTCCACCGATATGATTTTTAGCGGGCACAGCATTATCGCAGCAAACGGTGCAATAAAAGCTGAATCCGCACTTTTTGAAAACACGCAGGAATTTCTTATAGCGGACATCGACTTGGAAAAACTCACGCAAGACAGAATCAAGTCCACAACTTTTTCAAGAAGCACAACCTTTGCAAAATCTGAATACAAGACAATTTTTGTAAGCGGACTTCAGCAAGAAGTTTTTGCCGACAACATAGACGAACAGCTTTATGAAAAAATTGCGCTTCATCCATTTGTTCCTTCTAACATTCAAAAAAGAAAAGAAAGATGTTTTTCAATAATTGAAATGCAGTCAGAAGGACTTGCAAAAAGGCTAAGGCACATTCATGCGCAGGGAGCAGTCATAGGACTTAGCGGCGGACTGGATTCAACTTTGGCGCTTTTAGCATGCGCAAGAGCTTTTGACAAATGCAATATTTCAAGAGAAAAAATTTTTTCCATAACAATGCCCGCATTCGGAACAACAGACAGAACTTTCAACAATGCCTGCCTGCTTGCAAAAGAAATGGGAACAACGTTAAAAGAAATCAATATCAAAGACGCTGTGATTCAGCATTTTAAGGATATAGGGCAAGACATAAACACGCACGATGTAACTTACGAAAATTGCCAGGCACGCGAGCGCACTCAAGTTCTTATGGATTTTGCAAACAAGTGCAATGGAATTGTAATCGGAACTGGAGATTTAAGCGAACTTGCGCTTGGCTGGTGCACTTACAACGGCGACCAGATGAGCATGTACGGCGTAAATTCCAGCATTCCAAAAACTTTAGTCCGCCATCTTGTTTCTTGGTTCGCTGACGAAGCATTTGAAAAAGGAAACAAAAATCTTTCTGATGTTTTAAATGATATTCTTGCAACTCCTGTAAGCCCGGAGCTTCTTCCGCCTTCAGAAGGAAAAATAAGCCAGAAAACAGAAGAAATTGTAGGTCCTTACGAGCTTCATGATTTTTTCCTTTACTATGTTTTGCGCTGGGGATTTTCTCCGCGGAAAATTTATTTTCTTGCGCAAAAAGCTTTTCTTGGAAAAGAAGATAAGGCGACAAAAACAATATACACAAAAGAAATCATCTTAAAATGGCTCAAGAATTTCTACAAACGGTTTTTCAGCCAGCAGTTCAAAAGAAGTTGTATGCCGGACGGAGCAAAAGTTGGAACAGTAAATCTTTCGCCAAGAGGAGACTGGAGAATGCCTAGCGATGCAAGCGCACAGATTTGGATAAAGGAAATTGAAAAATGCTAA
- the fusA gene encoding elongation factor G: protein MLEKMRNIGIMAHIDAGKTTTTERILYYSGKIHKIGEIDDGAATMDFMKQEQERGITIASAAITTEWKGYKINIIDTPGHVDFTAEVERSLRVLDGAVAVICAVGWVQPQTETVWKQADEFHVPRICFVNKMDRVGADFFGAMEDVRKKFGCEPVALEIPMGSGQDFEGVIDLLKMKEIRWDAETEGEKFAESEISDEYKELAQEWREKLVDVVASNDEELTDLYIEGKEISVEQLMSALRKATINRTLVPFLCGSSRHNQGVQPLIDAIVAYLPSPDEVPPAEGIHVKKNEEEKVLVKCDPDSKTPAGLVFKIQYDREAGILCFVRMYSGKISTGTQVYNVGKKKRERVNRILRVNANRMEQMDSVSAGDIAVFVGLKFAQTGDTLGSEGMPILLESVKFPEPVISIAIEPETMGDRAKLQETLEILSREDPTFTFRDDEETGQLVISGMGELHLDVLVTRIRDDFKVQCRVGSPQVTYRESISTSADYKEEFSKVLAGKENAACLTIHIEPRETGAGNSYTCAVHDNSIPKEIYEAIEQSIESCFASGIRMGYPCTDIAVSVTDIKYDELTASTFAFEAAAAEAFDKACESATPELLEPVMEVDIECPSEFVGDAMSQITQRGGMIVSMDEKSGENVIHAKAPMAKMFGFSTNLRSVTQGRASFGMVFSHFQVKA from the coding sequence ATGCTTGAAAAAATGAGAAACATTGGCATCATGGCTCATATTGATGCTGGAAAAACAACCACAACAGAAAGAATTCTTTATTATTCTGGAAAAATTCATAAAATCGGTGAAATTGATGACGGCGCGGCTACAATGGATTTTATGAAGCAGGAACAGGAGCGTGGAATTACAATCGCTTCGGCTGCAATCACAACAGAATGGAAAGGCTACAAAATAAATATCATTGACACTCCGGGCCACGTTGATTTTACTGCGGAAGTTGAACGTTCTTTGCGTGTTCTCGACGGAGCTGTTGCCGTCATTTGTGCTGTTGGATGGGTTCAGCCTCAAACTGAAACTGTCTGGAAGCAGGCAGATGAATTTCATGTTCCGCGCATTTGCTTTGTAAACAAAATGGACAGAGTCGGCGCAGACTTCTTTGGTGCAATGGAAGATGTCCGCAAAAAATTCGGTTGCGAGCCTGTTGCCCTTGAAATTCCTATGGGAAGCGGGCAGGACTTTGAAGGCGTTATAGATCTTCTTAAAATGAAAGAAATCCGATGGGACGCAGAAACTGAAGGCGAAAAATTTGCAGAATCAGAAATCAGCGATGAATACAAAGAACTTGCCCAGGAATGGCGTGAAAAACTTGTTGATGTAGTCGCTTCAAATGACGAAGAACTTACAGACCTTTATATAGAAGGCAAAGAAATTTCTGTTGAGCAGCTTATGTCTGCGTTGCGCAAAGCTACAATTAACAGAACTCTTGTTCCGTTCCTTTGCGGTTCAAGCCGGCACAATCAGGGAGTTCAGCCTCTCATTGATGCGATTGTCGCTTATCTTCCTTCGCCAGATGAAGTTCCTCCAGCTGAAGGAATTCATGTAAAGAAAAATGAAGAGGAAAAAGTTCTTGTAAAATGCGATCCTGATTCAAAAACTCCCGCTGGCCTTGTGTTTAAAATTCAGTATGACCGCGAGGCAGGAATTCTTTGCTTTGTGAGAATGTACTCTGGAAAAATCTCAACTGGAACACAGGTTTACAATGTTGGCAAAAAAAAGCGCGAGCGTGTAAATAGAATTCTCCGTGTGAATGCGAACCGAATGGAGCAGATGGACAGCGTAAGCGCGGGCGACATTGCAGTTTTTGTCGGCTTGAAATTTGCGCAGACTGGAGATACTTTGGGAAGCGAAGGAATGCCTATTCTTCTTGAAAGCGTGAAATTCCCGGAGCCGGTTATTTCAATTGCAATTGAGCCTGAAACGATGGGCGACCGTGCGAAGCTTCAGGAAACTCTTGAAATTCTTAGCCGCGAAGATCCCACGTTTACTTTCCGTGATGACGAAGAAACTGGGCAGCTTGTTATTTCTGGAATGGGCGAGCTTCACCTTGATGTTCTTGTTACTCGAATCAGAGACGACTTTAAAGTTCAGTGCAGAGTTGGTTCTCCGCAGGTTACTTACAGAGAGTCAATTTCTACTTCCGCCGATTATAAGGAAGAGTTCAGCAAAGTTCTTGCCGGAAAAGAAAATGCGGCTTGCCTCACGATTCATATTGAGCCAAGAGAAACTGGCGCTGGAAATTCTTATACTTGCGCAGTGCATGACAATTCAATTCCAAAAGAAATTTATGAAGCGATTGAACAGAGCATCGAAAGTTGCTTTGCTTCTGGAATACGAATGGGTTATCCTTGCACAGACATCGCGGTTTCTGTAACTGATATAAAATACGATGAGCTTACAGCTTCTACTTTTGCATTTGAAGCCGCCGCTGCCGAAGCGTTTGATAAAGCGTGCGAGTCCGCAACTCCTGAACTGCTTGAGCCTGTAATGGAAGTTGACATTGAATGTCCTTCTGAATTTGTTGGGGACGCAATGAGCCAGATTACGCAGCGTGGCGGAATGATTGTGAGCATGGATGAAAAGTCAGGCGAAAATGTAATTCATGCAAAAGCTCCAATGGCGAAAATGTTCGGCTTTTCAACAAACCTTCGCTCTGTAACACAAGGAAGAGCAAGTTTCGGAATGGTGTTCAGCCACTTCCAAGTAAAGGCGTAA